taatgcatcatcccgtaactaactcattagtcacattgcttgcaaggcttatagtgatgtgcattaccgagagggcccagagatacctcttcgattcacggagtgacaaatcctaatcttgatctatgccaacccaacaaacaccttcggagacacctgtagagcatctttataatcacccagttacgttgtgacgtttgatagcacactaagtgtttgtccggtattcgggagttgcataatctcatagtcataggaacatgtataagtcatgaagaaatcaatagcaataaactaaatgatcatagtgctaagctaacggatgggtcaagtaaatcacatcattctctaatgatgtgatcccgttcatcaaatgacaactcatgtctatggctaggaaacttaaccatctttgattaacgagctagtcaagtagaggcatactagtgacactctatctatgtattcacacatgtactaagtttccggttaatacaattctagcatgaataataaacatttatcatgatataaggaaatataaataacaactttattattgcctctagggcatatttccttcaggaatGGCCTTCAGTCTTGCGCACCGCCACTCCCGGGAGGAGACCCGTGCGAGGTCGCGCTCAGACTCCTTCCGTCGGGAATCCATTACGTCCGCCGAAATAACGCATGGATCCGCCCATAGGTGTGCCATCAGCCCATCGCTACCTCACCGGAGGCGGTGCGGTCCGCCTGGCGTCCGAACGCGATGGCGGATGCGCAACTCCTCCGTTGGCGCGCCGAGGCCATGGAAGCACCATGGGTGTTGTCCGACGCAAACATGGCGCGGCGTACCGCCGTGCGAGGCAACGGGCGCAGGAGGTGGCGGCAGCCCTCGCAGTGGTGGGCGGCTGCGAGGCGGAGTCGCATTCTTCGGTGCCCTGTATGGTGCACCAGTTCGGGGACCGCAACCACCTCGTAGTGGATGTCGCTGGCTCGTCCCAGGATGGATCCATCGTTGATCTAACATCCACCGGCATCGTCCGGGTTTCGGGCCCGACAATGAAGAGTATGGCATGGGAAACAGTGGCACCTTGTGTAGCGGCCCCGCGGAATAAAAAGACGGCCCCGCGGGATAAAAAGAAGTCCATCCCCGTCGCCTAATAGGTTAAAAACCCGCGAGGATGCGGGTTTCCGGGCCCATTGCCATCTACAATTGTGCATGTCGTCGCTGGCCGGCTTGCAGCAACGCCGCCAGCCGGTGGTAGTACCAACCCCATCTACCGTTCGCATCGTTGCAGCGTCCGCGACCGTGCCATGCCTCGGTGTGAACCAGTCGCAGCATCGTCGACTGGGGTGACAACTATAAAGAAACTGTGCGTGAACAGTAATGAGTGTTCCATTGATGACGATGAACTGTACATTTACATTCCCTGAAAGGGTGCATTGCACAGCCGTGATGGTTTAAGGGTGACGGGATTAAAGGTTGCGTCAGTTAGGATAGAGAGAGAGAACGGGCGCATCCCCTCGGTGAGAAAAGCACACACGCATGTCGGTTTGGAAAAGCTGGGATTTCcttttaattaaactaattaactaAATCTTAACACTCCCCCTAATCTCTACTTTAATTATTCTTgtaaacatcatcatcatcattatgaTCAGCTTGATTAGTCTCCTCCAAAAAACCCTGTAGGAAAAATATGAGGAGATATGCACAATATGTCATCAAAAACTCCTTCCAAAAACCCAGTGGGAAAATAAGGAGAAACTGACATATCAAAATGCTTGCATTACTATTGCCACATTAAAAACCTTTCATAAGAAACCATTCAGGAAAAACTTATAAAGGAAAAGAGTGCAATATCAAAAGTCCGAGGATCACAAACAGATTATCATTTAGGGATACACCCCCCCGGAACTTTGCAAGTCTCGAAGTCGTTTCATACCAATTCCATTGATGTACTTCTCAAATAAAGAACTTGGTAATGACTTTGTAAACAAATTAGCAAGATTATCACATGACTTCGTTTGCAAAATATTTATCTCCCCAGTTTCTTGTAACTCATGGGGATAAAATAATTTAGGAGAAATATGCTTTGTAATATTGCTCTTTATATAACATGTTTGCATCTGTGTAGTGCATGTAGCATTATCTTCATAGATAATAGTGGGTGATTCCAATGATCCAATCCCACCTGTACTTTCAATAAAGTTTATCATTCTGCGAAGCCATGCACATTCACGTGATGCTTCAAACAAAGTAATAATTTCAGAATGATTCGTGGACGTAGCCACCAGAGTTTGTTTTGCCGACTTCCAAGAAAAGGTTGTACCTCCACTCAAGAAGGACAAAATCAGTCTGTGATCTGGCATTATGGGGATTTGATAGGTATCCAGCATCAAAATATCCCACCATGGTATTATCTTGATTTCTCTGATAGAACAAACCAAGATCTTTGGTGCCTTGAAGATATCTAAAAATGTTCTTCACACCAACCCAATGCCTCTTTGTTGGTGATGCACTAAATCTAGCCAATAAATTTACTACAAATGATATATCAGGCCTGGTGCAATTTGCTAGATACATTAGTGCTCCAATAGCACTGAGGTAAGGAAACTCAGGTCCTAATACCTCTTCATCATCACCCTTAGGTCTAAATGGGTCTTTATCTCTATCAAAAGATCTAACAACCATTGGTGTTTTCGATGGATATGCTTTATCCATATTAAATTTCTCAAGAATCTTTTCGATATAAGCAGACTGATGAACAAGTATTCCTGAAGGAAGATGTTCAAGTTGTAAGCCCAAACAAAATTTAGTCTTACCCAGATCTTTCATCTCAAACTCCGTCTTAAGATGATTAGTTGCCTCATGTATTTATTGTGTAGTCCCAATGATATTCAGATCATCCACATACACAGAAATAATACAAAATCCATTCTTAGATTTCTTAATAAACACACATGGGCAATCATTATTAATTAGTTGAGTAACCCTTCTGAAGAAGAAATATACTCAGTCGGTTATACCACATTCTTCCCGACTGCTTCAAGCCATACAATGACTTCTGAAGCTTTACACAATACATGTTGCGATTAGCCTTTGGATTCGAAAGCTTCACTCCCTCGGGAACTTTCATATAAATATCCGAATCTAGTGACCCATATAAATATGCAGTCACAACATCTATCAGTTGGATAGACAAATTCATTTTCACTGCCAGTGATATTAAATATCGGAACGTTGTTCCACTCATAACAGGAGAATATGTTTCATCATAATCGATGTCGGGTCTCTGCGTGAACACCTGTCCTACAAGCCTCGCCTTATATCTCACCACCTCATTGTTCTCGTTCCTCTTACGAACGAAAACCCATTTTGCTCCCACAGGGAACACGTGCTAAGGAGTGGGTATTACTGCAGCAAATACCCCTCTTTTTATGAGCGAGCACAATTCATCCTCAATTGCTGCCTTCCATTTGGACCAGTGTGAGcgcttcatgcactctgccatgGACTTAGGTTCGCAATCCAAATCAAGGCCTTCTGCCATTCTAGAGGAGAAATAAATGTCGACAACTGTAGTCTTTCTATTGTATGATTCTCCTGAATCAATATAGTTAATGGATATCTCATCAATACCTTTTGATCCTTCGTGATTTCCCTCAACAATTGGATCAAGGTCTTCCGATGTCCCAGCACCAAAATTTGTGTGCGCACCGGTGCCGGGTTCTGGATGTCCAACATCCTTCAGGTGTCCTTCAACCCTGGGTTGAATATCAACATCTTGTTGACTTGCATTTACTTTTTGAGGACTCCTCATTCCCCTTGGATGCTTCTGCAAAGCCTTGTCCTTTGTGTCCAGATTCCTCCCCCTCTTAGGTGGCTGAGTAGATCTATGGGTCACATCCACTCTCTCTGGCACATTCATAGTGGAAACATTTGATTTTGTGACACCTttataatcagtaaatgcatctGGCAGATTATTTGCAATATTTTGCAAATTTATAATCTTCTTAACCTCCAGTTCAGACTCATTCGTACATGGATATAAGGACTGGATGCCTTTCACATCCCAATCTATTTCTCGGCATTATTTGTGGTTATTCTCTCCCCCTAATGCCGGGAAATTGTCCTCATAAAAAATGCAGTCAGTGTACCAGGCTGTAAACAAATCCCCTGTCAGGGGTTCCAGGTACTTAATGATTGACGGAGAATTGTACCCCACATAGATCCACATTCGTCTATGAGGGCCCATCGGTGTACGCTGCGGTGATGAGATCGGTACATATACCCCGCAACCAAATTACCGCAGATGGGAAATACTTGGCTGGTTTCCACGGACTAACTGCAATGGGGAGACCGTATGATATGCAGTTGGTCGAATTTGTATCAATTCTGCAGCATGTAAAACTGCATGACCCCAACATGAAGCTGGAATATTACTATTCTGCAGGAGTGGTCTTGCTATCAACTTGATCCTCTTGGTAAGTGATTCCGCAAGACCATTCTGGGTATGTACATAAGGTACCGAGTGCTCCACAGAAATGCCCAAAGCTAGGCAGTAATCATTAAATGCTCGAGAACTGAATTCTGCAGCATTATCCATTCTAATGGTTTTTATCCTATGCTCAGGATGATTTGCTCTCAATTTAATGATCTGACCAATTAGCTTTGCAAAAGCATGGTTCCTTGTCGACAGTAGACACACATTTGACCATCTTGTTGATGCATCAATTAGGACCATGAAATATCTAAATTGTCCAGATAACGGTTGTATTGGATCACAAATATCTCCTTGAATGCGTTCAAGGAAATCAAGTGGCTCGTCCTTTAATTTCACATAAGATGGCCTTGTGATCAATTTCCCAGTTGCACATGATGTGCATATAAAATCTGATGATTTTGGGAACTTTCTATCTGTTATGTTGTGTCCAACAGAACCATCAATAATTTTTCTCATCATCCCAACACCAGGATGACCCAGGCGACCATGCCAAATCTTGAACTTATCAGCATTCTGAAAAACTATCTTGTACGCCATATGCGTCTCTGGTTAAATGTATGTATAATACAACCCAGAAGATAGAGAAGGCAAATTCTCAAGGACTTCCTTTCGAAATCCCTTTTGTTGAGTTATGAGTAGGCATTCAGCCCCACTCTCTTCATTAGTTTCCACATGGAAACCATTTTTGCGGATATCCTTAAAACTCAGCAAGGTACAAGTAGAATCTGGATACAGTAGAGCATCCGGGATTATTAATTTAGTACCCATAGGGAGTGTAATTGTAGCTTGACCAGAACCAACAATTACCGTGTCTCGACCAGCAATTATCATGACACTTCCATTACTCTTCTTGAGTGTCTGGAAATACTTCATCTCCCTAAGTATCGTGCTAGTAGATCCACTATCCACTAAACACGTTTCCTACTCCATTGTATTATTCCTTGAAGTTCTATAGAGTAAAAGAACAAAGTTCAGTATATAATCAAACTCATATAGAATCAGTACATACATTACAAACTATATATGGCTTGTACTTATTACAAGCCCTATGTCACACGACATAGCTAACACATTATGTCTAAGGACATAACTTATTTTACAACACATGTAATATGTCTAATGACATCATTACAATACTTAGACAAATGAGACTAAATCTGGTCTCCATATATGTCAGTAGAACCAAATTCCACTAGCATGTCATCGACATCTAGTATTGGATCTTCCACTTGCTGATTCTGCTCCTGGTTGTCCATGTTCGGAGAATCATCTCGAGAACCATCAACCGTAGGGGTGCCATCTTCATTGCCAGTGAAGTGTGCTTCATACTGGTTCCCCTGAGCCTTCTTGCCCTTTCCAAGTGACTGTTGGTACAATTCCACCAAATGCTTCGAAGTGTCACACTTCTTTGCAATATGTTCCTTACAACCACACCTGAAGCAACTAGTGTTGCTAGCCCTTTCATTCTTCTTGAAAGAACCTTTGCCCTTTTTGACTCCATACTTATTCTGCTTCTCATTACGCTTCCACTTTCCATTGAATGTCCTATGGTTCTTTTTGGAACCATTGAACCTTTGAGTATTCTTAGAGTTGAAGTGCAATTCAGGCAGAGGCATCGTTCCGGTTGGACGAGCCAAATTGTTCTGCTCAAGAAGCTCATTGTGCTTCTCTGCCTGAAGCAACGAGTAAATCAACTCAGAATACTTCTTATACTTTTGCCGACGATACTGTTCAGCAAGTATCCTCATAGAAGGATGGAAAGTAGAGAGTGTCTTTTCAATAAGATCAGCATCAGAAACTGCACTATTGCAGAATCTCAACTTGGAGTTGATCTTATGAACAGCAGAATTGTATGCAGCTACAGACTTGAAGTCTTGGAATCGGACTAGCGCCCATTTCCGTTGCGCTTCAGGCAACATCACCGCCCTTTGTTGATCATACCTCTCCATTAAGGAGTTCCAGAGTGTCAGAGGGCTCTCCTCCATCAGATACTCTGTCTTCAGGTCAGGGTGAAGATGATGTCGAATGAAGTGCAACGTTGAATACGTTATTATGTCTGTTATGGAGGAAGTCCCTTGGGCAGGTGTAGTTACAGCGGAATTGAGTCCCTTGGCTGTCAAATTGATTTTGACATCCATTGCCCATGTCAAATAGTTGGAACCATCGACGACAAGTTCAGCAAATTCTTTTTTAGATATGTCAGCCATATCCTGCATGCAATCATCATGCTTATTAATTTACTCTCATAGCAAATTAATTGTGTTGTAAATAAAACAATGCATGTATATTGATCAACATATAGCAATTGCCAAGTTGCCAAACATATATGTTGACATACATTGTACTTGTACAATACGGTAATACACACTAATTACTGAACAATACAATATAGTAATTTACATAAATTACTAAATAACTAGTCACAACTTCAAACTGCTAGTCAAAGAACTAAACAGAACTAAACACAAATTACTAAATATAGTAATCGCCGCCAGGCAGTCGAAGCACCATGATTTTGTCGTTGTCACACACGCCTCTGGTACTAGAGGTATCGTCGCTGCTACCAGGCCCTATGATGGATCGACCAACTCAAATTGGTACGGTTCTTATCCACGCCCTATGCTTCAGGCACAACATCGACCAACTAAATTGTGATGATGCTACCATGACATGTTTGACCTCTTTTATCAATTTATTGACATACGAAAATTTCCAACAATTTAGATTTAGCAAAATCGAAGAACACAGATATCACAATTAACCTGAGAGGGATTTCTACACGATAGTGCCCGTTCGTCCATCCATGTCATCAAAGTGTAGCAGACAGCCAGCACCCCCGTCGTACACTAAGGGCATGTACAATAGTTGAGACACCTTGGAGTCTGTAACAATCATCCACGTCACTGTAGACAGTACTAGGAAAAATATCATCTAGAATAGGTCGTCTATTTTCCATctatagcacccaggaaattagGATCTGAAAACTAACCTGGGCATCACGGATACTGCTGTTGGGCGGAGAAACAGCAGATTAGCACCGGCCTGAGCGTACAACGGAAAAACGGCTATCGGTAAGTAGCGACCTTTTTGGGATTAGACCGGCTGCCAAATTACAGACACCCTCGTTCTCTCTTCATATTCTCTCTCTTCCATCTAATAAAAAATCTCACGTGGCATGCGTTATAGACGCCTCACTGGATGCCGTTGTACATGCCCTAACGGACTGTGATTGGATAagggggagggaggcaccccacCACGGGGAGGGCAGTTTAGACTACCCACAGCGGGAGTAATATACACTTATCTAGACAAAATAGATGATGGTAACATCACACTTATCTAGGCAAAATAGATGATGTGACATGTAATTAATGAAAAAATagaggcatgtggtaacatagctagttactgtaacatcacacatatcaaaaAAAGATGAGTCTATAACGTAATAAATGAAGTGATGCATGACACAAcacatatgttactacccactgtggaggtagtaacatagactagtaacatatgcatgttactagtctaagttactacccGTTCTGACTAGTCTTAGATAGATGGAAGGAGTCTGTATTGGGTCCGTGTGTTTAGCATTAGGGAAATGTTTCTGTACGGCATGCCGGCCGAGTGATTCGGCCGGTCAAGCGCGAGCCGTGCGATCTAGTACAATCGTGTGTCTCCTGGACGTTTCCACGCGAGACAGTTTTCAGCCTTATCCACGCGTGAGTCGCTCTGATCCACACATTCTCCTGTCACCTCCTACCTCTGACTTCCTTCATTCCTCACGGGGGCGTCACTACCTGcacacgccgccgccgcacccggcTCTCTCAGGAGAGCTGGGCACAGACCCTTCCCCTTCCCTCCCCGCCAGGTAGGCCGCCCGCCCTCTGCCCCTCTTCGACGCGAGCGGGCCACACATCCATAGCCTGCTGTGAAGCCTCTCCGAGGGAGACGACGACCATGGTTCGAACACAGCCATTGTAGTTAGATGGTCACAGCAAATAGCTCATTTGGTTCCAGCAAAGACGGTCGTCGGTCGCAGCAAATCACCCTCCCGTCGGGGCAAAACACGTCACCAATTGCTCGGTTCCAGCACGGCGACATGCGGTTGCAGCTTTTCTTCTCCCCGGCTCCTGCACCTCCTAGTACCGTTGTAGCTTTTTCTTCTTCCAGTACCGCGATGCAACTTTTCTACTGTATGGTTCCAGCATCGGTGGCATACGGTTGTAGCTTTCTACTGCCTGGTTCCAGCACCGGCGACATGCGGTTGCAGCTTTTCTTCTCCCCGGCTCCAACACCGGTGACTTGCAGTTGTAGCTTTTTCTCCCGCCGGTTCCAGCACCGCGACATACGGTTGTAGCTTTCTACTGCGTGGTTCCAGCATCGGCGACCTGCGGATGCAACGTTTTTTCTGTGATCTCGTCGTTAAGCTGCAACTGTCATCGCGGGTAGCTGCGACCAGCGACTGTTTTTTGTTGCTGGAACCTCCTGTTATTTTTGCTACAATCAACTTTTGTTGGATTTGATGTTTGTGGGATTTTTGTTGGAACAGAGTAAATTGTTGCTGGAACCGGCTGTTTCTCTTGCTACAATCAAATTTGTTGGATTTTGATGTTTTGTGggatttttgctggaaccagagTAATTTGTTGCTGGAACTGGCTGTTTCTTTTGCTACAATCAAATTTGATGGAGTTTGATGTTCGTGggatttttgctggaaccagagTAAACTATTGCTGGAACCGGCTATCTCTTTTGCTACAATCAAATTTGTTGGAGTTTGATGTTCGTGaaatttttgctggaaccagagTAAATTATTGCTGGAACCGGCTGTTTCTTTTGCTACATCCATTCATGACAGAGATACAACCCGGCCGGGATGGCGAACGATGCCTCGTTTTGCTACAAACCATCACCGGCGTCGACCCCGTGCTACAACCGCGTTGCTTTTTGCTTCAACCGACAACCGCAAAAGCTACTAACTAGTGAGGACTTTTGCTATGATGGGCGATGGGGGATGGCGAGCTACGCCGGGGGTATCGGGCATGAgcgccggcgagcacgccgaCGAGCTGTGGCTGTCGCACACCGGAGCTGCAACCGTCCCGCACAGGAGCTATAACCCGCAGGAATGCATCTGTTTGCATGGGTGAAGCCTGCAACGAGGCCGGCCGGCAAGGGCTGCAGCCGGCGACTAGGACGGCCGGCGAGGACGGCGACCAGCGGCGGCCGGCGAGGGCGGCCGGCGAGGACGGCTGGCGAGGATGGCTGGCGAGAGGCGGTGACGGGAGAACACGCATGGCCGGTGAGATGGACTGGAGCGATGAGATACAGAAAAGATTCATTCGTACAAGTGTGTTGATGAAGACAACGACGTATCGAACGGATCAAATTGACCCAATCGGACGGCTGGGGCTAGTCCGGCCGAACTGTTCAGCCGGACTGCCGGCGCCTATCAGCGCCCTTAGCATTATCGGTCCTGCAGGTCATGCATATCGTATGCAAAGCAGTTTCGGAGATGAAATTACATGTTGCATCCATGGTCCAATTTCCCAGGCACTGAAGACACatcaacgcatgcatgcatagatGCATCATGCATGGCAAAACATTAGACGTAGGGGTTATTAGTTATTCGATAATCCTAGTTATTACATGATGATTAGCTATATCTACTCATGGTGATTAGCTATATCTACTCAGGGTGATTAGAGGCGGGAGGAGAGGGGTAGGATTTGGCGCAGTCTGCAGAGGCGAAGGTGATGGCGCCTTGTCCAGGTCGAAGCCGACCCAGAAGTTCTGCTGCGCGATGTTACCGATGACCGCCACATTGTCCGTCGCCGCGGACATGGCCAAGCACGCGGTCCCCGGCTGCGGCTGTACGAACGCGTTCTTCGCCTTTAGGGTGATCACGGCGCCGCCGCCAAACCCCAGCGTCACCTCCGGGAAAAGCTTCTCCAGCACCCAGTCCTGAACCGTCCCGCCCACGTCGTAGCAAAGGTCCAGCAGCTTCTCCGGCGACTGCTTCCGCGGGAGCTTGATGCTCTTGCTGAGCTCCTCCACGATCGGGTTCAGCAGCGCCTTGTCGAGAAACGTCAGTGGCGTACCGGAGTCGACGATGACGGGGGACCGCTTCGGGGGTACGATGGTCGAGTTCCCGATCTTGACGGACGTGAGCAGGATGGTGTAGTAAGCGTCCACGGCCGAGGGGATCAGCGGCGTGGTCACCGCGCCCGGCTCCGTCACGGCGGCGCGGGCGCCGAAGTTGATGATGGAGGAGGCGTTGACGGAGAAGGGCGCGAGGCAGTACGAGAACCTCCGGCCGAGCGATGTCTGGGCGCCGATCTGGTCGATGAGGGAGAGGTTCCCGGCGCCGAGGCCGACGTTGCCGGTCAAGAGGAACGGGCTGCCGCCGGTCGTGTTCGTGTTGCAGCCGAAGTTGACTCTGGTTAGTTGCAGCTGCGGACGTTCGCGGCATCCAACACAGCCGCCGGGAGCGTCGTCGAAGATGAAGGTCTCGGTGGAGAGGATGCCGTCCGTCGTGGAGCCGTCACCGGAGGAGAAGTGGTACTGGCAGAGGGAGTTGGCGTCGCAGGAGGTGCCGCGGACCGCGTGGCACGAGGGCAACCGGCAGGCCACGAAGCCgtaggacgaggaggaggacgtgtcGAACGCGTAGCTCACCGGTGCGGCCCCAGCGGCTGGCGGAGGACCGGAGGTCCCATTGGTGCATTTGAACGACATGAGGTTGCTGCCGTTGCTGACGATGGCGAGCATCCGGGTGCGCGGCGTGCCGATGTTGACGTACATCAGGTATTCGTACGGACTGGACCTGATCTCAGCCACGCCGCCGGAAGGATCGCCGACGGTGTACGAGCGCGCCGTGGAACGCCGCACGGCGGCAATCACGCGGTCGTGCCAGGTGAGCGACGGGTCGTGGAGCGGTGACTTGGGAGAGTCCCGGTGGATGAACTCCGCACTAAACCCGGCGCCGACGTACGCCGTGCACCCGCACAGCCGCGCCGTCAGGACGACGCCAAGGAGCAAAACTGCCCGCCATGTCGTACCCGCCATTGTGTCCTAACTCTTCTTCTCTCAGTAGTAGCTCTACACCCGGTCGATTGCTAATGGCCTCTGCTGCTGGTGCAGTATTAATAGGGGGGGTGGGGAGACGAATGAGGTAAGCAAGAATTGATAATTCCCTGCAATAATTTGATTGGAGAGAGATTAGAGATTTGAAGGCGGTAATTAGGTTCGTGCTTAAAGTTTTTTTTGTGAT
The Aegilops tauschii subsp. strangulata cultivar AL8/78 chromosome 3, Aet v6.0, whole genome shotgun sequence genome window above contains:
- the LOC109749988 gene encoding uncharacterized protein, which produces MRVLPSPPLASHPRQPSSPAALAGRRWSPSSPAVLVAGCSPCRPASLQASPMQTDAFLRDMADISKKEFAELVVDGSNYLTWAMDVKINLTAKGLNSATEYLMEESPLTLWNSLMERYDQQRAVMLPEAQRKWALVRFQDFKSVAAYNSAVHKINSKLRFCNSAVSDADLIEKTLSTFHPSMRILAEQYRRQKYKKYSELIYSLLQAEKHNELLEQNNLARPTGTMPLPELHFNSKNTQRFNGSKKNHRTFNGKWKRNEKQNKYGVKKGKGSFKKNERASNTSCFRCGCKEHIAKKCDTSKHLVELYQQSLGKGKKAQGNQYEAHFTGNEDGTPTVDGSRDDSPNMDNQEQNQQVEDPILDVDDMLVEFGSTDIYGDQI